A region of Malaclemys terrapin pileata isolate rMalTer1 chromosome 5, rMalTer1.hap1, whole genome shotgun sequence DNA encodes the following proteins:
- the LRIT3 gene encoding leucine-rich repeat, immunoglobulin-like domain and transmembrane domain-containing protein 3 translates to MYLFVCLCIMISFFEEVNSFCPSQCTCIYHGRSDGTGTRSVLCNDPDMFEIPVNVPVDTVKLRVEKTVIRRIPTEAFYYLVDLKYLWVTYNCVANIDASSFYNLKQLHELRLDGNLLSSFPWESLVEMPNLRTFDLHNNKLTSIPSEAGRYLRNLTYLDISSNKLTTLPSELMDIWPPFSEATPSRNTDPAAQRVILGLQDNPWFCDCRISKLIEFSKIVDTSVVLLDPLVACSGPESLAGILFQRAELEQCLKPSVMTSATKITSPLGSNVLLRCDATGYPTPQLTWIRSDNLPVNYTVIQETPGEGVRWSIISLTGISYKDAGDYRCKAKNLAGMSEAAVTVTVVGVVTTTVSPQKYGKKFEAEQQNNTQEEAKQESEKSTTPPPPLTSLPTTMATTERATSAKITDKKQSKSTADGKKSSKGVTNGNNKKSEETSKKDEETSLNAAALAEQNVTIKNLKVISETDERVTLTWKTINATSNSALTVLYSKYGEKDMLPLSTDPSKNKVTIDGLQPRTQYMACVCPKGVPPTKDQCIIFSTDGLNDESGSQVSILVMTSSVACVIVLPLIFFLLYKVLKLHRKPKSAREADLAKETYVKFETLSLKPRSVGTGGELWTRRNTDESERLLLCSRSSMDSQMTFKSEGSRSEYFC, encoded by the exons AtgtatctgtttgtttgtttatgcatCATGATTAGCTTTTTTGAAGAGGTAAACAGTTTTTGTCCTTCACAATGCACTTGCATTTACCATGGCAGAAGTGATGGCACTGGAACAAG GTCTGTGCTGTGTAATGACCCTGATATGTTTGAGATTCCTGTGAATGTTCCTGTGGACACAGTAAAACTTCGCGTAGAAAAAACTGTCATACGAAGAATCCCCACTGAAGCCTTTTACTACTTGGTGGACCTTAAATACCTGTGGGTGACCTACAATTGTGTGGCTAACATTGATGCCAGCAGCTTTTATAATTTGAAGCAGCTGCATGAGTTGCGTCTGGATGGGAATTTGCTGTCAAGTTTCCCTTGGGAGTCTCTTGTGGAGATGCCCAACTTAAGAACCTTTGATTTACATAACAACAAATTGACCAGCATTCCGTCTGAGGCTGGTAGATACCTGAGAAACCTCACCTACCTGGACATATCCAGCAACAAACTAACCACCCTGCCATCCGAACTAATGGACATTTGGCCCCCCTTCTCAGAAGCTACACCATCCAGGAACACAGATCCAGCAGCACAGAGAGTCATATTAG GTTTGCAGGACAATCCATGGTTTTGTGACTGTCGGATTTCAAAGCTAATTGAATTTTCCAAAATAGTGGACACATCTGTTGTACTTCTGGATCCTCTTGTGGCTTGTAGTGGACCTGAGAGCCTGGCAGGTATCTTGTTCCAGAGAGCAGAGCTGGAACAGTGTCTTAAACCATCAGTGATGACTTCAGCAACAAAAATCACATCGCCTCTGGGAAGCAATGTACTGCTACGCTGTGATGCTACTGGATATCCAACCCCACAACTTACCTGGATCAGGTCAGACAATTTACCGGTGAACTATACAG TAATTCAAGAAACTCCAGGAGAGGGTGTCAGATGGTCCATAATAAGTTTGACCGGGATTTCATACAAGGATGCAGGGGACTACAGATGTAAGGCCAAAAATTTGGCGGGAATGTCAGAAGCTGCTGTTACTGTCACTGTGGTTGGTGTTGTCACTACGACTGTGTCACCACAAAAGTATGGGAAGAAGTTTGAAGCAGAGCAACAAAATAACACACAGGAGGAAGCCAAGCAAGAATCTGAAAAAAGCACCACACCTCCTCCACCCTTAACATCGCTGCCCACAACAATGGCTACCACTGAAAGGGCAACAAGTGCCAAGATTACAGACAAAAAACAATCCAAGTCCACGGCTGATGGGAAAAAAAGTTCAAAGGGAGTAACAAATGGAAACAACAAAAAGTCTGAAGAAACAAGCAAGAAAGATGAGGAGACTTCATTGAATGCAGCAGCACTGGCTGAACAGAACGTCACCATAAAGAACCTAAAAGTTATTAGTGAAACGGATGAAAGAGTTACCTTAACTTGGAAAACCATCAATGCCACAAGCAACTCTGCACTGACTGTATTGTACTCAAAGTATGGTGAGAAAGATATGCTGCCTCTGAGTACAGATCCCAGCAAAAACAAAGTCACAATAGATGGTTTGCAGCCTCGTACACAATACATGGCATGCGTCTGTCCCAAAGGAGTCCCACCTACAAAAGATCAATGCATTATTTTCTCCACTGATGGACTAAACGATGAGAGTGGTTCTCAAGTTTCCATTTTGGTCATGACTAGCAGTGTGGCATGTGTGATTGTTCTACCTTTGATATTTTTTTTGCTCTATAAAGTTTTAAAACTTCACAGGAAACCAAAATCTGCTAGGGAAGCTGACCTTGCAAAAGAGACCTATGTCAAATTTGAAACACTTTCCCTTAAGCCCCGTTCAGTGGGCACAGGAGGAGAGCTCTGGACTCGAAGAAACACTGATGAGTCAGAAAGACTTCTGCTTTGCTCTAGGTCAAGCATGGATTCTCAGATGACCTTCAAAAGTGAGGGCTCCAGGTCTGAGTACTTCTGTTGA